A single window of Vibrio stylophorae DNA harbors:
- a CDS encoding M23 family metallopeptidase: protein MQNHTHISISTKKGTQHFRLGKQFKRSLVLSLLAFTVTLVLSVAGSYFLYGQLTEEKNVINSQEGTISSLQKQLEDEYQNVMHLEEELDRKSQEFKSLTQRMGDVENVLGLEETDADMPLEQRMDVAAINSAVRNTMLQLIPSGSPIKYNRLSSSFGTRVHPVTHKRQRHLGIDLTCKRGTDIIAPADGVIELARKSKQGYGNLIKMRHSFGFMTMFAHMHEFKVKSGQFVKKGTVLGTCGNSGNSTGPHLHYEVRFLARPINPKHFMDWSSTNFDQLFEKEKSVHWASLVELVGGIVAVPVQLTTHDDGSSTLTVANKKPPQDVKG from the coding sequence ATGCAAAACCATACTCATATTTCAATCTCCACGAAAAAAGGGACACAGCATTTTCGGCTTGGAAAGCAGTTCAAACGCTCCTTAGTCCTATCATTGCTGGCCTTTACGGTAACCTTGGTTCTTTCGGTTGCTGGCTCATATTTTCTATATGGCCAACTGACCGAAGAGAAGAATGTCATTAATAGCCAAGAAGGCACCATTAGCTCATTACAAAAGCAACTTGAAGATGAATATCAAAATGTGATGCATCTTGAAGAGGAGCTGGATCGTAAGTCTCAAGAATTTAAGTCGCTCACACAGCGTATGGGCGATGTGGAGAACGTCCTCGGCTTAGAAGAAACCGATGCCGATATGCCGCTTGAGCAGCGTATGGATGTAGCCGCCATCAACTCAGCCGTGCGTAATACCATGCTGCAGCTGATTCCAAGTGGCTCACCTATCAAATACAACCGCCTCTCATCAAGCTTTGGCACCCGCGTTCACCCCGTCACTCATAAGCGTCAACGCCATCTTGGTATTGATCTGACTTGTAAACGTGGCACCGACATCATCGCGCCAGCAGATGGTGTGATTGAGTTGGCCCGTAAGAGCAAACAAGGCTACGGCAACCTCATTAAAATGCGCCACTCCTTTGGCTTTATGACCATGTTCGCGCATATGCATGAGTTCAAAGTGAAATCTGGCCAATTTGTGAAAAAAGGCACGGTACTCGGCACCTGTGGTAACTCAGGTAATTCCACCGGTCCACACTTGCATTATGAAGTGCGCTTCCTTGCCCGCCCAATCAATCCAAAACACTTTATGGACTGGTCTTCCACTAACTTTGATCAGCTCTTTGAAAAAGAGAAAAGTGTTCATTGGGCGTCTTTAGTTGAGCTTGTCGGTGGCATTGTAGCCGTACCTGTTCAGCTGACCACCCATGATGATGGTTCAAGCACCTTAACTGTGGCCAATAAAAAGCCGCCTCAAGATGTCAAAGGCTAA
- the sltY gene encoding murein transglycosylase: protein MKVSLPRATIAAAMMWGVAVSSPAQASTTTETPLAKQRIYYIQAKLALDNAQWNTYQHLRQQITEYPLTPYLDYNAFIEQLPNKSLQEVTAFVTQYPDFPLTNTVRARYMQQLAKAGKWADFLTFQPEVPKSQYLQCHYYTAKYHTGDYSAAWQGAKKLWYSGRSVSGACDNLFERWQANGGRSNSQILDRMSLAYAYGNPKLITYLQKQLSSSVKAQGDEIADLYQNPDKAADFSKKSKVTKRNQRLVMAAMKRLTRKDIREAVSQYQRAMDGQHYNKAQRQEMAEFIAMRLVRSSDPALIAWREKVFAKSTHTPVIEQRIRLSMEKADWKGVERWIKKLPKSAQNTPKWTYWRARLAKQKGDHATAKKLLSGIVGQRDFYSAIAAEELGKTITYPTQQAPAKLTFTPETQKVIDRVEELLLVGKLNDAKREWEYLLARSDRQTQLNLAALAGEKEWHHFAIRATIMGRHWDQMSLRFPMAHRWWFTHYSQQQNVPWQTLIALARQESALQFNARSHVGARGLMQLMPATAKATARSIDYDFQGVDTLYNPEVNIRLGSAYLKQMLEKHENNRILAFASYNAGPHRVKQWLGRTQGEIDAVTFIETIPFNETRGYVQNVLMFEVYYRTLLNQPSQLLQPHEMARRY from the coding sequence ATGAAAGTCAGCTTGCCTCGCGCCACAATCGCCGCAGCGATGATGTGGGGCGTTGCCGTCAGTAGCCCCGCTCAGGCGTCGACGACAACGGAAACACCCCTCGCTAAGCAGCGTATTTACTATATCCAAGCCAAATTAGCCTTGGACAATGCACAGTGGAATACCTACCAGCATTTGCGCCAGCAAATTACGGAATATCCATTGACGCCTTACTTGGACTACAACGCCTTTATTGAGCAATTGCCAAATAAATCGTTACAAGAAGTAACGGCGTTTGTGACCCAATATCCCGACTTTCCACTGACCAATACGGTGCGTGCGCGTTATATGCAGCAATTGGCTAAAGCAGGGAAATGGGCTGATTTTCTCACTTTTCAGCCAGAGGTGCCGAAAAGTCAGTATTTGCAATGTCATTACTACACCGCCAAATATCATACCGGCGACTACAGTGCCGCCTGGCAAGGGGCAAAGAAACTGTGGTATAGCGGCCGTTCGGTCAGCGGTGCCTGTGACAACCTGTTTGAACGCTGGCAAGCCAATGGCGGTCGCAGCAACAGCCAAATTTTAGACCGTATGTCCTTGGCCTATGCCTATGGCAACCCCAAACTGATTACTTATTTGCAAAAGCAATTGTCATCTAGCGTCAAAGCGCAGGGTGATGAAATTGCTGATTTGTATCAAAATCCAGACAAGGCAGCTGATTTTTCGAAAAAAAGTAAAGTCACGAAACGTAATCAACGTTTAGTCATGGCCGCGATGAAGCGCTTAACTCGTAAAGACATTCGCGAAGCGGTGAGCCAATATCAGCGCGCCATGGATGGTCAGCACTACAACAAAGCGCAGCGCCAAGAGATGGCGGAATTTATTGCTATGCGTTTGGTTCGTAGCTCAGATCCCGCTTTAATTGCTTGGCGTGAAAAAGTTTTTGCCAAAAGTACGCATACCCCAGTGATTGAGCAGCGTATTCGTCTGTCCATGGAAAAAGCAGATTGGAAAGGGGTTGAGCGCTGGATTAAAAAGTTACCGAAATCTGCGCAAAACACGCCGAAGTGGACCTACTGGCGAGCGCGTCTAGCCAAGCAAAAAGGCGATCATGCAACGGCGAAAAAATTGCTGTCAGGCATTGTGGGTCAGCGTGATTTTTATAGCGCCATTGCCGCCGAAGAGTTAGGCAAAACCATTACTTATCCAACTCAGCAAGCGCCAGCAAAGTTGACCTTTACCCCAGAAACGCAAAAGGTCATTGATCGCGTCGAAGAGCTGCTCTTGGTCGGTAAACTCAATGATGCGAAACGTGAGTGGGAGTACTTACTCGCGCGCAGCGATCGTCAAACGCAGCTCAATCTAGCGGCTTTGGCTGGTGAGAAGGAGTGGCATCACTTTGCTATTCGCGCCACCATTATGGGCCGTCACTGGGATCAGATGTCGTTACGTTTTCCAATGGCGCATCGCTGGTGGTTCACCCATTACAGCCAGCAGCAAAATGTACCTTGGCAAACCCTGATTGCGCTTGCGCGCCAAGAGAGTGCTTTGCAGTTTAATGCGCGCTCACATGTTGGTGCTCGTGGTTTGATGCAGCTGATGCCTGCGACGGCTAAGGCGACGGCGAGAAGCATTGATTATGATTTCCAAGGTGTGGATACCCTCTATAACCCAGAAGTGAATATTCGTTTGGGTAGTGCCTATCTCAAACAGATGCTTGAGAAGCATGAGAACAACCGTATTTTGGCCTTTGCTAGCTACAATGCTGGCCCGCATCGCGTGAAACAATGGCTGGGCCGCACCCAAGGTGAGATTGATGCGGTGACCTTCATTGAAACCATTCCATTCAATGAAACGCGCGGTTATGTGCAAAATGTGCTGATGTTTGAGGTGTATTATCGTACCCTACTCAATCAACCATCACAGTTGTTACAGCCACATGAAATGGCGCGCCGTTATTAA
- the ettA gene encoding energy-dependent translational throttle protein EttA → MAEYVYTMSRVGKIVPPKRQILKDISLSFFPGAKIGVLGLNGAGKSTLLRIMAGIDTDIEGEARPQPGLNIGYLPQEPKLDEEKTVREVVEEAVSDVKNALTRLDEVYALYAEPDADFDALAKEQGELEALIQAKDGHNLDNMLERAADALRLPEWDAKIGLLSGGERRRVAICRLLLEKPDMLLLDEPTNHLDAESVGWLERFLVDYSGTVVAITHDRYFLDNAAGWILELDRGEGIPWEGNYTSWLEQKDARLQQEASQEKARQKTIEKELEWVRQNPKGRQAKSKARMARFEELNTTDYQRRNETNELFIPPGPRLGDKVIEVNNLTKSFGDRVLIDNLSFSVPKGAIVGIIGANGAGKSTLFKMLSGTEQPDSGSIEMGETVQLASVEQFRDSMTDTNTVYQEVSEGAEIIRINNFEIPARAYCSRFNFKGGDQQKRIGELSGGERNRVHLAKLLKAGGNVLLLDEPTNDLDVETLRALEEALLEFPGCAMVISHDRWFLDRIATHILDYRDEGQVNFFEGNFTEYSAWLKTTLGDQANQPHRIKYKRIAK, encoded by the coding sequence ATGGCTGAATACGTATATACAATGTCGCGCGTGGGTAAGATTGTGCCACCTAAGCGACAGATTTTAAAAGACATTTCTCTAAGTTTCTTTCCTGGCGCCAAAATCGGTGTTTTAGGTCTGAATGGTGCCGGTAAATCTACACTTTTGCGCATTATGGCGGGAATTGATACCGACATTGAAGGTGAAGCACGTCCTCAGCCTGGTTTGAATATCGGTTATCTTCCTCAAGAGCCTAAATTAGATGAAGAAAAGACCGTTCGTGAAGTGGTTGAAGAAGCCGTTTCAGATGTCAAAAATGCACTCACTCGTTTAGATGAAGTGTATGCGCTCTATGCTGAGCCAGATGCTGACTTTGATGCGCTGGCAAAAGAGCAAGGCGAGCTTGAAGCACTGATTCAAGCCAAAGATGGCCATAACCTCGACAACATGCTGGAGCGTGCAGCCGACGCCCTTCGTTTGCCAGAATGGGATGCCAAAATTGGTCTACTTTCAGGGGGTGAGCGCCGCCGTGTGGCGATCTGCCGTTTGCTTCTAGAAAAACCAGACATGCTGCTACTCGACGAACCAACCAACCACTTGGATGCAGAATCTGTGGGCTGGCTAGAGCGCTTCTTGGTCGATTACAGCGGCACCGTGGTTGCGATTACCCATGACCGTTACTTCCTTGATAATGCTGCAGGCTGGATTTTGGAACTGGACCGTGGTGAAGGTATTCCATGGGAAGGGAACTATACCTCATGGCTAGAGCAAAAAGATGCACGTCTACAACAAGAAGCATCACAAGAAAAAGCGCGTCAAAAGACCATTGAGAAAGAGCTTGAGTGGGTTCGTCAAAATCCAAAAGGTCGTCAGGCTAAATCAAAAGCGCGTATGGCTCGCTTTGAAGAGCTCAACACCACAGATTACCAACGTCGTAATGAAACCAACGAGCTGTTCATTCCACCAGGTCCACGCCTAGGTGACAAAGTCATTGAAGTGAATAACCTCACCAAATCATTTGGCGATCGCGTACTGATCGACAACCTGTCATTTAGCGTCCCGAAAGGTGCCATTGTTGGCATCATCGGTGCCAATGGTGCCGGTAAATCAACCCTATTTAAGATGCTAAGCGGTACCGAGCAGCCAGACTCAGGCTCTATTGAAATGGGTGAAACCGTGCAATTGGCATCGGTTGAACAGTTCCGCGATAGCATGACCGACACCAACACGGTTTACCAAGAGGTGTCTGAAGGTGCAGAAATCATTCGCATCAACAACTTTGAAATTCCAGCCCGTGCTTACTGCTCGCGCTTTAACTTCAAAGGCGGCGATCAGCAAAAACGCATTGGCGAGCTTTCTGGTGGTGAACGTAACCGCGTGCATTTGGCCAAGCTACTCAAAGCAGGCGGTAACGTACTGCTCCTTGATGAACCAACCAACGACCTAGACGTTGAAACCTTGCGTGCTCTTGAAGAAGCGCTGCTTGAGTTCCCAGGTTGTGCCATGGTTATCTCGCATGACCGCTGGTTCTTGGACCGTATTGCGACGCATATTTTGGATTATCGTGATGAAGGTCAGGTGAACTTCTTTGAAGGTAACTTCACCGAATACAGTGCATGGTTGAAAACCACCTTGGGTGATCAAGCCAACCAACCGCATCGCATCAAATATAAACGTATTGCCAAATAA